One Streptomyces formicae genomic window, GGTGCCAGCGCCGCGCGGGGTCGGGGGCGTACAGCGCGTACTGGAAAGCGCGGTCGACGAAGTAGAACGACACCTCGTACGCGAAGTCGACGCGCGGCTGGATCAGGAGGTCCGAGGGGCCGGGGGCGAGTTCCGCGAGGTCCTGCCTCGACAGGAACTCCAGTCCTATCGAGTCCGCGCCCAGCTTCGGCTTGACCACGTACGTCTCCGACGCCGGAAGCCTGTCGACCTCCCCCGCGTCGTCGACCGTGGGGATGACCGGATACCCGGCGGCCGTCAGCTCCAGCAGATACTGCTTGCCGACCATGTCCGCCCGCCCGGTGAGCTGATTGCACACAAGCGCCCCGCACTTCGCCGCGCGCTCCCTGAAGTCGTCCCACACCGCCTGGTAGTTGATCACCGGACCGCTGTTGCGGACGAGCACCACGTCGAAGGCGCCCGTCTCCATCAGGGCCGCCGCGTCCAGCGGATGGCACAGGGCCACGTCGAAGTCCTCGCGCAGGCGGCCTGAGAGGTAGATGTCCTCGTCGCAGTAGCGGCGGCCCTTGGCCTGGTAGGTGAGGTCCGTGACGAAGAGGACGCGGGGCTGAGCAGGATCGTTGTGCATCGCCCCATCGTGGCAGCCGTGCGCGGTCAGATCTCGATCAGGCCGCGCAGGTCGATGTCCAGGGGGAACGGCACCTCGGTCGTGAGCTTGCCCAGGTGGGTCGGCTGCTCCGGGCTGGGGGCGTAGACCCCGGCCTCGTAGTGGTGCCAGAACTCGTGGACGACGGGGATGTCCTCCTCACCCCGCTCGACGCGCCAGTAGTAGGTGATGCCCGCCTCCGCGTACGTGCCCGGTTTGAGGAAGCGGTCCTCCTTGCGGGACCCAACGGCCGAGGCTGGGTCACGCTCGCCGACCCCGAGGGGAACGAGTTCTGCGTGGAGTGCGGAGCGGCCGAGCGCGCCGCCATCATCGCCGCCGAGCAGCGAGCCGCCGAGCAGGGGGCCGCCGAGCAGGGGGCCGCCGAGGCCACCGACGTAGCCGATGAAGCCGACGAAGCGGGCGCCAACGCCTAGCGCGCAGCGCCCCGCAGCTCCCCCTTGACCACCTTCCCGCTCGCGTTCCGAGGCAGCTCCGTCACGAACTCGACCGCCCTCGGTACCTTGTAGTTCGCCATCTCCCGCCGCGACCAGGCGATCAGGTCGTCCGCCGTGACGAGCGCGCCGGGGCGCCGCACCACGTACGCCTTGCCCACCTCGCCGAGCCGCGGGTCGGGCACGCCGATCACCGCGACGTCCGCCACCTCCGGGTGGACGCCGAGGAGTTGCTCTATCTCGGCCGGATAGGCGTTGAAGCCGCCGACGATGAACATGTCCTTGATCCGGTCGGTGATGCGCAGGTTGCCCGCCTCGTCGAGCACGCCCACGTCCCCGGTCCGCAGCCAGCCGTCCGGGGAGATCACGAGGGCGGTCTGCGCCGGGTCCTCGAAGTACTCCCGCATCACGTGGTGGCCGCGCACGAGGACCTCGCCGGGGTGGCCGGGCGGGAGCGTCTCGCCCGTGGGGGATACGACGCGGACCTCGGTCCCGGGGATCGCGCGGCCCGAGGTCGCCGCGATGACCTCGAGGGGGTCGCCCCTGCGGCACATCGTGACGATGCCGCTCGCCTCGGAAAGTCCGTACGCCGTCAGGACGGTGCCCACCCGCAGCTCGCTGCGCAGCCGTTCGACGAGCTGGAGCGGTACGACGGCGGCGCCCGTCACCACGAGCCGGAGCGCCGACAGGTCGTGCTGGTCGCGCGCCGGGTGGTCGAGGAGCGACTGGTGCAGGGTCGGGGGTCCCGGGAGTACGGAGATGCGCTCGGCGGCGACGTTGGCGAGGACCGTGTCCACGTTGAAGACGGGCTGCGGGACCATCGTCGCGCCGCGCGTCAGGCAGGCGATGATCCCGGCCTTGTAGCCGAAGGTGTGGAAGAACGGGTTCACGATCAGATAGCGGTCGCCCTCGCGCAGGCCCGCGAGTTCGGCCCACACGTCGTAGCAGCGCAGGGTCTGCGCGTGGGTGATGACGGCGCCCTTGGGACGCCCCGTGGTGCCCGAGGTGAAGATGATGTCCGAGGGCGCCGCCCCGCCGACCGAGTCCGCCCGCGCGCGGACCGCGTCGCCCGGCACCCGGTCGCCGCCGGTCAGGAACTCCTTCCAGGTGCGGAAGGACTCGGGGGCGTCGTCGGAGAGCACGACCACCTGCTCCAGGTGCGGGAGGCCGGGCAGCGGACCCTTGCCGGGGCCCTCCGCCGCCGCGCGGCGCAGGGACGCGACGTAGGACGTACCGAGGAAGGTGCCCGTGATGAAGAGGAGTTTGGCGCGGCTGCGGTCCAGGACGTAGGCCGCCTCCGCGCCCTTGAAGCGGGTGTTGAGCGGGACGAGGACCGCGCCCGCCGAGACCGCGCCGAGGGCGGAGACGATCCAGTCGAGGGTGTTGGGGGCCCAGACGGCGACGCGGTCGCCCGGTTCGACTCCTTCGGCCATGCACGCGGCGGCGGCCCGCTCCACGCGCTCGCCCAGTTCCCGGTACGAGAGTCGGGTGCGGCCCTCGACGACCGCTTCCCGGTCGCCGTACCGCGCGGCGGCCGCCCGCACCAGTGCCGGGATGCTGTCCCATTCCAGGTCGCCGCGCATCGCAAGCCCTCCCACATCAGTAGCTGACTATCCGTCAGATTAGCTGTAGCCTGACGCGCTGTCAGCAGTGGTGACACGCGCGACAAGGCGGAGGTGCCGTTGCCCATGGCTTCACTCAAGGACGCTACAGCGATAGTCGGGATAGGCCAGACCCCCTTCGCGAAACAACTTCCCGACAGCGAGAAGACGTTGGCGTGCCAGGCGATCATCGCCGCGCTCGACGACGCGGGCATCGCCCCTTCCGAGGTCGACGCGTTCGCCTCGTACACGATGGAGGAGACCGACGAGGTCGAGGTCGCCAAGGCCATCGGGGCCGGTGACGTGACCTTCTTCAGCAAGGTCGGTTACGGCGGCGGCGGTTCGTGCGCGACGGTGGCGCACCTCGCCGCCGCGATCGCCACCGGACAGGCGAGCGTCGGCATCGCCTGGCGCTCCCGCAAGCGCGGCAGCGGCCCACGCCCCTGGAAGAACACGGCCGTCCAACTCCCCACCCCCGCCCAGTGGACCCGGCCCTTCGGGCTGCTCCGCCCGGCCGACGAGATCGCCATGCTGGCCCGCCGCCACATGCACGAGTACGGCACGACCCGCGACCACCTCTTCAACGTCGCCCTCGCCTGCCGCAACCGCGCCAACCAGAACCCGGCCGCGATGATGTACGAACGCCCGCTGACCCGCGACATGTATATGACCTCGCGCTGGATCAGCGAGCCCCTCTGCCTCTTCGACAACTGCCTGGAGACGGACGGTGCGTTGGCGTGCGTCATCGTCTCCGCCGAGCGGGCCCGCGACTGCCGCCAGAAGCCCGTCTACGTCCACTCCACCGCCCAGGGCCTGCCCGCCCAGCACCACGGCATGGTCAACTACTGGAACGACGACCCGCTCTCGGGCCCGGCCTGGACAGCGGCCCGACACCTGTGGAAACAGGCGGACTTCGGCCCACAGGACGTCGACGTCGCGCAGATCTACGACGCGTTCACCCCGCTCATCCCGCTCTCCCTGGAGGGCTACGGCTTCTGCGGCCGTGGCGAGGGCGGCGCGTTCACCGAGGGCGGCGCCCTGGAGAGCGGCGGCCGCCTGCCCATCAACACGGGCGGCGGCGGCCTCAGCGAGGCGTACGTCCACGGCTTCAACCTCATCAACGAGGGCGTGAAGCAACTACGGGGCACGAGCACGGCCCAGGTCCCGGACGCGTCCACCTGCCTGGTGACGGCGGGCGAGGGGGTCCCCACTTCAGCGGTGTTGCTGAGGGCCCCGTAGGGGGCGCGGGGAACTGCGCGAGCAACCACAACGAGTCCCGCACCCGTCAAAAGGACACTCACATGGCAGACGCGACGACGGAACAAGAACCCCTTCTGACCCCCACCGTCGACGACGACGGCGCCCCCTTCTGGCAGTACGCCGCCCGAGGCGAACTACGGATACAAGCCTGCACCGCCTGCGCCGAGCTCCGCTTCCCACCCAGGCCCTGCTGCCCCCACTGCCAGTCCTTCGACAGCGAGTGGCGCAGGATGAGCGGCCGGGGCCGCATCTGGTCGTACGTCTTCCCGCACCCGCCCCTGCTGCCCGCCTACGCCGCGCAGCCCGGCTACAACGCGATCGTCGTCGAGCTGGCCGACGCCCCCCGCATCCGCCTGGTCGGCAACCTCGTCACCGCCCCCGACGCCCCTCTGAACTCCATCGCCCCCGAACGGCTCCGCATCGGCGCCAAGGTGCAGGTCGCCTTCACCACCCTGGACGACGGCCACACGGTTCCGCGCTGGATCCTGGAGCGGCCGTGAGCGCGCTGCGCAAGGCCATCGACAAGGACACGGGCGTGGCCACCCTGACGCTTGACCGCCCGGCGCGGCACAACGCGATCGACCTGGAGACGGCGGGCGAACTGGCGGACGCCTGGCGTGAGTTCAGGTTCGACGAGAGCGTAAGGACCATCGTGGTGACCGGCGCGGGCGACAGGGCCTTCTGCACCGGGATCGACCGCGGCGTCGACGTGCCGCAGCCCGCGTCCCCGTACACGATCGACGATCCGCTGATCGCGATCGGGCCGAAGACCAACGACCTCTGGAAGCCCGTGATCGCGGCCGTCAACGGCATGGCGTGCGGCGGCGCCTTCTACCTCATCGGCGAGGCGGAGTTCGTCGTCGCGGACGAGCACGCCACGTTCTTCGACCCGCACACCACGTACGGCATGGTCAGCGCCTTCGAAACCATCCACATGGCGCAACGCATGCCGTTCGGCGAGGTGGCCAGGATGGCGCTGATGGGCACGGCCGAGCGGATCTCCGCGCGCCGCGCCCACGAGACGGGGCTCGTCTCCGAACTCACCGCTCCCGGCGGGGCGTTGGCGGCGGCCACCCGTGCCGCCGAGGTCATCGCCTCGTACCCGACCGAGGCAGTGCAGGGCACGGTCCGGGCGCTCTGGTCGGCGAAGGAGGCGGCCCGCTCGCAGGCCCTCGCGCACGCGCCGCACCTGATCGCCCTCGGGAACCTGCCTCCCGACCGGCAGGCGGAACTCTTCGGCACCCGGCGCGGCGGTGGCTTCCGCACCCGCTGAATCACCCGCGCAGCTCGGCCACCCGCGGCTCCCTGCTCTTCGGGGAGTCGAGGCTGAAGGCGCGCGCGTCACCGAGTTCGTCGCGCACGAACGCCTCGGTGTCGGCGACGGCGGCCCGCAGCGCGGCGGCCGCCGTCCCGCGATCGCCGACTCCGTCGAACACGCGCCAGACCACCTCCCGCGCCGCCACGTCGTACTCCCAGAGCCCGACGATCCGCCCCCGGTCGACGATGACGTGCGCGGGCGCGTCCGCGAGCCCGCCGAGCCTCCTGCCGCCGAACTCCCGCTCGGCGTCGGCCGGTTCGAGGATCCTTGCGAGGTCGCGGTGGAGCAGGTGGATGCCGTCGAGCCCGGCGAGCAGGGCGTACGAAGGGGTGGCGGGCGGTGTGTACGCCCTGAAGTCGTCGACGAGCTCCGGCGGCATCAGCAGGCCCTCCCCCAGGTCGACGAGCCCGAGCCCGGCGACCGCCTCCTTGGCCGCCGCCACGGTGAACCCGGAGAACCAGCGGAAGTGCGCGAGCGTCGCCGGGGCCGCCCAACCGAAGTAGCGCGAGGCGAGCTCCGCGCGGGCCTCCTCCGCCGTGCGGGAGCCGAGGTCCAGGTCCCAGCGGACGTACCCGTACCGCTGCTGGTCCAGGCGGCCGCTCACCGGGACGCGGCGGATCAGACCGCGGGCCTGGAGCAGCCCGAGCGCGAGCGGCAGCGTGGTGCTCAGGCCCCGCTTCTTGCCGTCGGCGCCGAGGCTCCTGACCGCGTCGCCCGTGGCGGCCCTGATCTTCGCGGGGTCCAGGGGGACGTCGCCGAGCGCGTCGTGCACGGTGGCGCACAGGCCCTCCACCTCGGCCTCCGTCACCCCCAGGTGCTTCGCGGCCTGCCGGGCCTCGGCCTGCGGGGCGTGGGCGCCCACGGTGAGACCGAGGGCGTAGTCGGCCGCCGGCAGGACGTAGGCGCAGCCGCGGGCGGCGGGCAGCTCGTGGATCTCCAGGCGGGCGACGGCCGCGTCAATCTCCTCGCGAGAGGCGCCGCAGCGGGCGCGCAGCCCCAAATAGGGGCCCGAGCCGCCGACGGAGCGGGCCCAGCCGGTACGGGCGAGCACGTCGGCGGGCGCGGCGCCGAGCAGGGTGCCGTCGAGCCCTTGGCGGTGCGCCCACCAGGCGCGCGAGTGCGGGTCCATGGGGCAAGTGTCGTCATCTGGCGGGGGTCACGCACCCGGCGTAGCGTCGATCTTGAGAGACACCCACGAGGAGGCCCGCCATGGTCCGCAACGTCCTCGGGTCGATCCTCGCTCTCATCGGAGCGACGGCCGCCGTCTGGAGCCCCTTCCAAGCCTGGTACGACGGCCGTCACGGACGGTACTTCCGCCTCGACGAGCTCTTCTCGGGCGCCGGGATCACGGACGCGAAGGCCGAGCTCCTCGGCTCCGTGTTCCTGCCGTTCGCCGTCGCCGCGCTGCTCGCGCTGGTCGGCGTCGTCCTGCGCGCTCGCCTCCTGGTGGCGCTCGCGGGCGTGCTCGTCCTCGGCTTCACGGTGCTGTGGATGGTCCGCCAGGGCCAGGCCGAGGGCAGCCTCACGGTGGCGGGCGACGGCTCGGGCCTCGGTCAGGGGCTCCTGAACAGCCTCGGCGGCGGTGTCTTCCTGCTGCTCGGCGCGGCGGTCATGGCAGGGCGCGGCCGCCGCACCCGCCGTACGGAACCGACACCGGAACCGGCACCGGAACCGACCTCCACGGCCCCGACGCTCGACGGCGACGGCTGGCCCCCGCGCACCCCCTAGGTCAGGACCGGGGCGACCAGGTCAGGACCGAGGCGACGTCCCCGTCCCCCGCTCCGCGTCCAGCGCGTACACGCAGCGGTCCTTGCTGCACGCGTACACGACCCCGTCCCGCACCACCGGGGCCCCGGTGATCTCCCCGCCCGTGGCGAGCTTCCAGCGCAGTCGGCCGTCGTCGGCCTTCAGCGTGTACAGGAGGTGGTCGGTGGAGCCGAAGTGGATGCGCCGGTCGGCGACGACGGGCGCGCCGACGATCTCGCCGCCCGCCTGGAACCGCCACTTCGGCGTGCCCGTGACCGCGTCCAGGGTGTAGAGCCCCTTGCCGCTGCCCACGTGGACGTGGCCGTCGGCGACGAGGACGGGCTCGATGGAGGAGCGGGACTCGGTGGCGATGCGCCAGCGGTCGCGGCCGTCGGTCGCGTCGAGCGCGTACACCGTGCCCAGGTAGTCGGCGAGGTAGACGCCGCCACCCGTCACGGCGGGCCCCGGCGCGAACGCGGGCGGGCACAGGAAGGCGGCGGGCGCCTCGAAGTGCCAGCGGACGTGGCCGCCCGCCACGTCGATCGCGAGGACGCGGCTGCCCGCGGCCACGTACACGTAGCCGTCCTGCGCCTGGGTGAGCCGCACCGGGACGCCGCCGCAGGAGGCCGCGTCGCCGACGGGGTACGACCAGCGTTCCTCGCCGGTGCGTGCCTCCAGGGCGCGCAGGCGCGCGTCCTTCCAGACGTACACCGTGCCGTCGAACACGGCGGGCCCGGCCTCCGGCGTCTCGAAGTCGGTCTGCGCCCCGGTGATCTCCCAGAGCTTCTCGCCGTTGGCCGCCTCCCACGCCTGGACGCCGCCGCCGCGCGTGCCGGTGACGACGGTGCCCCTGTCGGCCTGGAGGGAGTAGACCCAGGCGTCGGTCGGCAGGCGCCACAGGTCGGATCCGTCGGTGCCGTCCAGGGCGTAGAGCGTGGGGCCGTCGGAGGCGTGGATGCGGCCGTCGGCGACGGACAGGGACCAGGCGACGTCCCGCGTCTTGAAGCTGCGGCGGCCGGTGGAGACGTCCAGGGCGTGCACCTCGAAGGAGGTGACGTAGACGAGGTTGCCCGCGACGGCGGGCGTGCCCCACACGTCGTTGGACATGCGGAAGCGCCACGGCCGCCAGGACGTCGCGTCCGGGGCCGGGGCGGGCGCGGGCACCGGGGCGGGCGCCGCGGGGGCGATGCCGTTGGCCGCGACCTTGGAGCGCGACCAGGAGGCGGCGAGCCCGGTGTCGCCGGGCCCGGGGGCCGAGCGGGCCGCGGCGACCCGCGGTCCCGGGCCGATCGACACCTTCGCCCCGGCGAGCCGCACGGGCCCGGCGTCGGGCGCGGGCGCGAACGGCGCCTGGGACGGCGCGGGCGGCGGGGGCTGCTGCGGGGGCGGCGGCGCGGTGACCGGGGCGGCGCCACGGCCGCCGCTGCGCGCGCCGGTGACCGCGGCCCGCGCGGGCGGGCGGCCGCCCCTGCGCGCCTCGATGAGCGCGACGGCCCGCTCGGGCAGCCACGCGGACGCGGTGCCGCTGTCGTCGCCGTCGGCGCTCTCGGAGGCGAAGAGGTGGGGGGCGAGCTGGGCCTGGAGGTCGGCCGGGGTGGGCCTGAGCTGCGCCTCCATCTGCATGCACGTCTCGATGAGCGGACGCAGCTCGTCCGGCAGTCCCTCCAGGTCAGGACCCTCGCGGAGCAGCATGAAGACGGTCTCGACGGGGTTCGCGCCGTGGAAGGGCGCGTGCCCGGTGGCGGCGAAGACGAGCATCGAGCCGAGCGAGAAGACGTCGCTGGCGCCGGTCACGCTGCGCGAGTCCTTGGCCTGCTCCGGCGACATGTACGCGGGGGTGCCCACGGCGACGTTGGTCATGGTCAGCCGGGTGTTGGAGACGCCGGACGCGATGCCGAAGTCGATGACGCGCGGCCCGTCCTCCACCACGAGGACGTTGGACGGCTTGAGGTCACGGTGGACCAGGCCCGCGCCGTGGATGGACTCCAGGGCCTCGGCCACGCCCGCCGCCAGCCAGCGCACCGCCTGGGTGGGCAGCGGCCCGTGTTCATTCACTATTTCCTCGAGCGAGGGCGCGGGGACGTACGCCGTGGCCAGCCACGGCACCGCAGCGCGCGGGTCGGCGTCCACGACGGCCGCCGTGTAGAAGCCGGACACGGCCCGCGCCGCCTCCACCTCGCGCGTGAAGCGGACACGGAACAGCTGGTCCTCGGCGAGCTCGGTCCGCACCGTCTTGATCGCCACGCGCCGTCCCGACGCGGAACGCGCGAGATAGACCAGGCCCATGCCTCCGGCGCCCAGCCTGCCGAGGACCTCGAACGGGCCGATCCGCCTGGGATCGTGCTGCGTCAGCTGATCCACCACTTGCCCTGCCACCTCCCCGTACGCGACCGCCGTACAAGGCAGCCCCGTGCAGCGTCTCACCACCGAGCCGCTACGGCGGCACGCACCCTGATTCTTCCTGTCCGAGCCGGTCGTGGCGAACCCGGGGCGGGATCGGGGTGTCTAAGGACAAATCCCCGCCCCCGCTCCACCCAGATTCGAACACTTGCTCAATTATTCCCGAGCGCGCCGAGGGCCGCCCCCACGCGCCCCAACCCCATTTGCACTCGGCCGAATCGCGCTCCGATCACCCCTCGGTAAGCTGACGGCATGACAGGACAGGTACGTACCGTCGACGGCC contains:
- a CDS encoding DNA glycosylase AlkZ-like family protein, whose product is MDPHSRAWWAHRQGLDGTLLGAAPADVLARTGWARSVGGSGPYLGLRARCGASREEIDAAVARLEIHELPAARGCAYVLPAADYALGLTVGAHAPQAEARQAAKHLGVTEAEVEGLCATVHDALGDVPLDPAKIRAATGDAVRSLGADGKKRGLSTTLPLALGLLQARGLIRRVPVSGRLDQQRYGYVRWDLDLGSRTAEEARAELASRYFGWAAPATLAHFRWFSGFTVAAAKEAVAGLGLVDLGEGLLMPPELVDDFRAYTPPATPSYALLAGLDGIHLLHRDLARILEPADAEREFGGRRLGGLADAPAHVIVDRGRIVGLWEYDVAAREVVWRVFDGVGDRGTAAAALRAAVADTEAFVRDELGDARAFSLDSPKSREPRVAELRG
- a CDS encoding FadD3 family acyl-CoA ligase, which codes for MRGDLEWDSIPALVRAAAARYGDREAVVEGRTRLSYRELGERVERAAAACMAEGVEPGDRVAVWAPNTLDWIVSALGAVSAGAVLVPLNTRFKGAEAAYVLDRSRAKLLFITGTFLGTSYVASLRRAAAEGPGKGPLPGLPHLEQVVVLSDDAPESFRTWKEFLTGGDRVPGDAVRARADSVGGAAPSDIIFTSGTTGRPKGAVITHAQTLRCYDVWAELAGLREGDRYLIVNPFFHTFGYKAGIIACLTRGATMVPQPVFNVDTVLANVAAERISVLPGPPTLHQSLLDHPARDQHDLSALRLVVTGAAVVPLQLVERLRSELRVGTVLTAYGLSEASGIVTMCRRGDPLEVIAATSGRAIPGTEVRVVSPTGETLPPGHPGEVLVRGHHVMREYFEDPAQTALVISPDGWLRTGDVGVLDEAGNLRITDRIKDMFIVGGFNAYPAEIEQLLGVHPEVADVAVIGVPDPRLGEVGKAYVVRRPGALVTADDLIAWSRREMANYKVPRAVEFVTELPRNASGKVVKGELRGAAR
- a CDS encoding enoyl-CoA hydratase/isomerase family protein; the protein is MSALRKAIDKDTGVATLTLDRPARHNAIDLETAGELADAWREFRFDESVRTIVVTGAGDRAFCTGIDRGVDVPQPASPYTIDDPLIAIGPKTNDLWKPVIAAVNGMACGGAFYLIGEAEFVVADEHATFFDPHTTYGMVSAFETIHMAQRMPFGEVARMALMGTAERISARRAHETGLVSELTAPGGALAAATRAAEVIASYPTEAVQGTVRALWSAKEAARSQALAHAPHLIALGNLPPDRQAELFGTRRGGGFRTR
- a CDS encoding Zn-ribbon domain-containing OB-fold protein, giving the protein MADATTEQEPLLTPTVDDDGAPFWQYAARGELRIQACTACAELRFPPRPCCPHCQSFDSEWRRMSGRGRIWSYVFPHPPLLPAYAAQPGYNAIVVELADAPRIRLVGNLVTAPDAPLNSIAPERLRIGAKVQVAFTTLDDGHTVPRWILERP
- a CDS encoding lipid-transfer protein, with product MASLKDATAIVGIGQTPFAKQLPDSEKTLACQAIIAALDDAGIAPSEVDAFASYTMEETDEVEVAKAIGAGDVTFFSKVGYGGGGSCATVAHLAAAIATGQASVGIAWRSRKRGSGPRPWKNTAVQLPTPAQWTRPFGLLRPADEIAMLARRHMHEYGTTRDHLFNVALACRNRANQNPAAMMYERPLTRDMYMTSRWISEPLCLFDNCLETDGALACVIVSAERARDCRQKPVYVHSTAQGLPAQHHGMVNYWNDDPLSGPAWTAARHLWKQADFGPQDVDVAQIYDAFTPLIPLSLEGYGFCGRGEGGAFTEGGALESGGRLPINTGGGGLSEAYVHGFNLINEGVKQLRGTSTAQVPDASTCLVTAGEGVPTSAVLLRAP
- a CDS encoding serine/threonine-protein kinase codes for the protein MVDQLTQHDPRRIGPFEVLGRLGAGGMGLVYLARSASGRRVAIKTVRTELAEDQLFRVRFTREVEAARAVSGFYTAAVVDADPRAAVPWLATAYVPAPSLEEIVNEHGPLPTQAVRWLAAGVAEALESIHGAGLVHRDLKPSNVLVVEDGPRVIDFGIASGVSNTRLTMTNVAVGTPAYMSPEQAKDSRSVTGASDVFSLGSMLVFAATGHAPFHGANPVETVFMLLREGPDLEGLPDELRPLIETCMQMEAQLRPTPADLQAQLAPHLFASESADGDDSGTASAWLPERAVALIEARRGGRPPARAAVTGARSGGRGAAPVTAPPPPQQPPPPAPSQAPFAPAPDAGPVRLAGAKVSIGPGPRVAAARSAPGPGDTGLAASWSRSKVAANGIAPAAPAPVPAPAPAPDATSWRPWRFRMSNDVWGTPAVAGNLVYVTSFEVHALDVSTGRRSFKTRDVAWSLSVADGRIHASDGPTLYALDGTDGSDLWRLPTDAWVYSLQADRGTVVTGTRGGGVQAWEAANGEKLWEITGAQTDFETPEAGPAVFDGTVYVWKDARLRALEARTGEERWSYPVGDAASCGGVPVRLTQAQDGYVYVAAGSRVLAIDVAGGHVRWHFEAPAAFLCPPAFAPGPAVTGGGVYLADYLGTVYALDATDGRDRWRIATESRSSIEPVLVADGHVHVGSGKGLYTLDAVTGTPKWRFQAGGEIVGAPVVADRRIHFGSTDHLLYTLKADDGRLRWKLATGGEITGAPVVRDGVVYACSKDRCVYALDAERGTGTSPRS